The Bacteroidota bacterium genome window below encodes:
- the rpsO gene encoding 30S ribosomal protein S15, producing MYLTAEKKKEIFAKYGASETNTGSTEGQVALFTFRINHLTEHLKGNRKDFNTERSLVALVGKRRSLLDYLKAKDIVKYRELIKDLGIRK from the coding sequence ATGTATTTAACAGCTGAAAAGAAAAAAGAGATCTTCGCTAAATATGGCGCAAGTGAAACGAACACAGGATCTACAGAAGGACAAGTTGCATTGTTTACTTTCCGTATCAATCACCTTACAGAACACTTAAAAGGAAATCGTAAAGATTTTAACACTGAGCGTTCTCTAGTTGCATTGGTAGGTAAACGTCGTTCATTACTTGATTACTTAAAAGCAAAAGATATTGTAAAATATCGTGAGCTTATTAAAGATCTTGGGATCAGAAAATAA